The following coding sequences lie in one Echinicola jeungdonensis genomic window:
- a CDS encoding transposase has product MEKLSSLVPEKLQGLVPQGGSVPKGNGFCPDVLKAYLNTSDRQLIERFNTDWSLQYFCGKVLAADQQIRDLTIMTRIRAYIEEHCHWEQIQEVLMDHWKQDVDNSHVL; this is encoded by the coding sequence GGAAAAGCTTTCGAGCCTTGTTCCTGAAAAGCTGCAGGGGCTGGTGCCCCAAGGTGGTTCGGTGCCAAAGGGCAATGGTTTTTGCCCTGATGTTTTGAAAGCCTACCTGAATACCTCAGACCGCCAATTGATAGAGCGTTTCAATACCGACTGGAGCCTTCAGTATTTCTGCGGGAAAGTATTGGCAGCAGACCAACAGATCCGGGACCTTACCATTATGACACGGATCAGGGCCTACATCGAGGAACATTGCCACTGGGAACAGATCCAAGAGGTACTAATGGATCACTGGAAACAGGATGTGGACAACAGCCACGTCTTATAA